The Verrucomicrobiales bacterium sequence TAAGCGGTCACATTACGTGGTGTTTGTGCTGATCCTTCTCGCCGGCCTGGCGCTTGTCGGGCAGTCGGAACGGGCCAGGACCAGGCTCAAACGCGCCCTCGGCGGACTGTTTCTCCCCCTCTTCGGAATCGCCAGCTCCGCGCAAAGCCTCGCGGATCGAAGCACGGCTGCCCTGACTCCGCGGCCTGAACTCCAACGTCAGATCGAACAGCTCCAGGAGGAGCTGCAGCAGCATCGGCTGAAGGCCATGCAGTGGGAAGAAGTGGCCCGCGAGAATGCCCGCCTGCGCGATGCCCAGGGTCTCTCCCGGCAGTATCCATGGAAATTCAAGCTGGCGAAGGTCGTGGGCCGGGATCCGGCCAATTGGTGGCGGACGATCCGGATAAACTTGGGCACGCGCGATGGCTTGACCAACCACCTGCCGGTGGTGTGTTCGGACGGCTTAGTGGGTCGGCTATCCGAAGTGGGCTATTCGCATTCGACCGTGGTCCTGCTCGGAGATCCTGATTGCCGGGTGCCCGTCATCGTCAAGGAGACTCGCGATTGCGGGGTCATCGCCCCGGCGGACACCGGGCCGATCGATAACACCATCGTGGATCTCAAGTATCTTTCGAGCAATAGCGCCCTCAAGTCGGGGCACCAGGTCTTGACGAGCGGGCTCGCGAATTTGTTTCCCCAAGGCATTTTAGTGGGGCAGATCGCCGATGTCCGCACCGTGCAATTCGGCTTGCATCTTGAGGCGCGTGTTCGTCTGGCGGCGCGGCTGAATACCTTGGAGGAGGTTTTCGTTCTTTTTCCATGAACACCCTCAACAGCATCCTGGTTCTCTGCGCCACCTTCCTGGCGGTGTTCTGCCAATCGACTCTGGTGGGTTTTCGCAACTTGATCGGCGCCCAGCCTGATCTGCTGCCGAGCCTCGTGGTCTATGCGGCTCTGACAACGGGGTTGGGCTTGGGCAGCGCCGTTGCCGTGCTGGGTGGCTTGTGCTTTGATGCCCTGTCCTCGAATCCGCTGGGGATCTCCATCTTTCCGCTTTTCGTCATTGCGCTGATTATCGAGCGCTACCGGGGTTTGATTCTACGCGATCAAACGTATGCGCAATTCATGATCGGACTGGCGGCCAGCGCGGGTGCGCCGCTGGTGGTCCTGCTGCTATTGCTCAATACGGCGCGTGTGCCCATGATCGGTTGGGGGGCCTTGTGGCAGTGGATTGTCGTAGCCCTGGTGGGTGCCGCTGTGACGCCCCTGTGGTTTGCTTTCTTTGGCTGGTGGATTCGCAAGCTCAGCTACGACACCTTGCCCGAGTCCATCGCCCGGCCGAACCGGGAGATCAAGCGAGGTCGCTCCTAAGCCATGCTCGTCTTTGACCAACTCAAAAAGGATGACCCGCAGCTTCGGCTGCTTACCGGGGTGGTGCTGGTGGGCATGATCGTGCTGATGGCCGGCCTCTGGTACGTCCAGGTCATCACCT is a genomic window containing:
- the mreC gene encoding rod shape-determining protein MreC, with amino-acid sequence MLKRSHYVVFVLILLAGLALVGQSERARTRLKRALGGLFLPLFGIASSAQSLADRSTAALTPRPELQRQIEQLQEELQQHRLKAMQWEEVARENARLRDAQGLSRQYPWKFKLAKVVGRDPANWWRTIRINLGTRDGLTNHLPVVCSDGLVGRLSEVGYSHSTVVLLGDPDCRVPVIVKETRDCGVIAPADTGPIDNTIVDLKYLSSNSALKSGHQVLTSGLANLFPQGILVGQIADVRTVQFGLHLEARVRLAARLNTLEEVFVLFP